The Ptiloglossa arizonensis isolate GNS036 chromosome 4, iyPtiAriz1_principal, whole genome shotgun sequence genome contains the following window.
GTAAAAGTTTTGCTTCTTTGGAGTTAATCTTGGTTCTTGCCAAATCCTTGATCTTCATGACAGCTGAAAGATAAGTAAAAGTTTGAGAAGTTGGCAACGAAGTATTGTaatgtgtaaaaataaaattagataATGAATCTCGCAAAAATGCGTCATATTACTCAATGCCGCATGCCTCCTTTCTACTCGTTTCTTTGCATCTATAATAGATTCTGATTTTGTGAACATTCTTTTATGAATTTCAGTAAAGTTTGGAATTTTCTTCGTTGCAGAATACTTtgaatctaaaagtagaaactgttgTCTTATCTATTTTTGTACATTCACGATATATATTTTGATAgttgaagtaaaatattttcaatatagtTTAACGGAGATTACCTGACGTTTTAATGGGTAATTTGAATGGTGTTAAAACAGTTTCTGATTTGTGACGAAGGTTGGAAGAGAGGGTAAAATCTCCAGTCGCGGAAGTGGTACTATTGTTTAAAGAATGCGATCTTCTGTAGAAGACATTGGTTGgtattttttctgtatttttttttgacTTTTTTTTAATCATGTCATTACTAGAATTCTCAGTCTGTTTATTTTGACTACGAAGATTATACATACAATTTGTGTCTGATGGACTTGTAAAATgtactttgaaatttttctttgtcatcttctcgtttaaattttcttcCTCCATACTTCGTTTATTTCGCAATCTCGTTCGTAAGTTTGGAGTCTTAGGCTCAATAAGTTCGTATGTTCCATCTTTTTCTTTCACTTCATTTTGTTCATTTTCTACTGCTACAGTTGTTTCTTGTTGAGTCTCTAATTCAATACAGTTACTTATTTTGAGAGTGTTGTCCGGCGATTGAGACACGTTAAACGCTTTGCGTTTGTTGTTCATTTCATAAAGATGCTTTTTCTCTTTTGGTGTAGATGCTTTTAAAGGACTATCTGCTGTGATTTTCTGCAGTTTAGACGGCGTTTTATTGTTACTTTTATTAgcctttttttcttcaaaaggTCTTTTTAAACTGGATTTTGATAGTTCCAATGAATTATCAATCACAGAGTTAAACATTTTTGGAGTTGCATTAACTTTACTATTGTTCCATAAATTCTTTACCTTCATTTCCATCAGAGATGATGCTGGCGATAACAAAGATGGTGTAGATGAAGTATCATTTGAAAGCCTTTGCAATACTACAATAGGTTTTTTCAAAGGAATTGCATCTTTCATGGAAATCAATCTTGGGGATGTAACTATGTTTACATTACTTGCAATTGTATTTATAACTTTTGTTTTATTAGCATTAGATTTTCTTGTAGGTGTagattttttttgtaatattcttttttcattgTTGCAAGAAATCCATTCAATGTCAAGTTGTTTAGATTTTGGTGACTTTTTTGGCGTGAATTTTAAATTCAGAGGTTTTAATACAATCTTTGGGGACTTTGAGAACTTTCTTACATCGTCTTTTATTTTTGGGGAAGAAGTACTTTTACTTTTTCTCACTTTTTCTAAAGTAACTTTAAAATTGGTTTGTACACCATACTTTAATAAGCCATGTTGTGTACTCACGTTAGTATCAGATGGACTTGCCATCATCCGTAACTTCTTGTTCTTAAAAGTACGAGATTTCTCTGACTTTATTGGTGACTTCATTGTCAGACTTAACTTTTTGGGGGTTCTTAATATTCTTGAAGAGTTAACAGAATGCATTTTTGAAGATGCATTCCTTGGTGATTGTTTAAGGATTTTAGTAGAAGTTCCATATACATATTCTTCATCTGAAAATGTGATGTCTCTTAATTGTCTTCgaattttttggaatttttatgaATTGTGAAATGAATGTCAATACCTGTACTGTGATTTATATTTGTTCTCCGCCTTCTAATATTGATCGGTGTTTGTACttcaatttctaaaaattaaacatttgtaCAATAAGTATTaaagtgaaattaaaatataaatatataacagAATAAAGGTGTACAGAAATGAGATATTAGGTTAGAGATAAAGTAATTTTGCAAATAATATAGAATTAAGAATTATTTGACTGTATTTCAGAAAGAAGAAGTCTAACAACAAAACGGACTTATGCATACTCaaatttgaatttcatttaTGCTTACCTCGTCGTATACGCTTTGAAGACATGCTTTTCTTACTACTATACaagaaaaatgtagaataaagaTATTGTAATAATAACGGATAGTTATAATCAGAATCGGATAGCTTCGTAGACGCAGATGTCAACGTTTTGGTATCTAATGGTTAGTGGCggttaaacaaaatttaatgaACAACGATACTATGTACTATGTATAGTTTGTTACGCCGAACAGTGATTCGTGCCGTGAGAGGAGAAAGTCACCAGCGTCAATATGTCGGTTTTCCCTTTCTCTTTCACAGTCGCTTTCGTGCAACCAGTGTATGCTTGTAAATGATTCTATTCTTATTATATATGCACTGCACAAAAGGTACAAGGTTTCTGATTGGTAAAATGAGAGCGTTTTGCGCGTCCAGTTCCAATCCAACCAAGATGtctttcgagaaagaaaatggTCTTAATTGGTACTAGGTCTAGTGACTTTTTCTTGATATAgcaagaatttatttttgtggTGTAGAAGGTATTTGATCTTCATATCATGGCAATGATTTTCCCGCGCATTACTAAACTGCTTTGAATAATTAAACAATGGGTATATATTCACAAGTAAGCAACCTGAAATAActtttaccccaataaataattaatctttTTAAAATTGTGTATCATTGCTCCATTAATATCTGTTATATATAGCCAAATTTTACTTATGAGATCAATGATAGCTTTGTACGAATCACCCGCGCAATTCctctttccttccttcctttacTCCCTAGATATCTTTAAGGTTACTACATACAGGATACATTATGAACAGCATCCGTAGAtgaataatagttattgatagCACCGGTGgaacgaaaaaataataaaaatgtaagtaTTTGAAGCAATAGTATTGTTATCACTTCTttacaacgaaaaaaaaagactaaaacacaaaatatattttggaataattaaattccattaaaaaaaaatgaaataaccaaattaatattttatcaattatatacaatactttttatttacttctttactaatttataaaaattagttaatttGATGATaaaagtatttacttatttaaatGTTTTTCAGGTATAAAAGTATTATTGTAAACTTATTCCTTGTCATTGCTGATTTATGCTTAAGCATAGGAAGTGATTATTATGGGATTCTTGGTCTAAGCAGAACAGCTGATCAGAAAGAAATTAGAAGAGCCTTCAAGAAATTAGCAGTGATTGAACATCCCGACAAAAATAATGTACGTGAAAGTGCAACTCTTTTATCAACTTTTTAAATAACGTAAGTCCAGTAAGTTTAAATATCCCAAAGTATACATTTTAACCCAAAGAACTAATATATCTTGTAACTTTATTATTGTTGATTTTAGCTTAACACCTAAAACAAACTACATCTAATAATGTTTTCATTCTGTAGGACAATCCTGAAGCTCAGGCAAAGTTTATTCAATTGACAAGAGCTTATGAAACATTAAAGGATCCAGTTTTAAGACAAAGATATGATAGTTATGGGGATGAAGGTATTGATGTTGCAAATAAACAAGGAACTTATCATTCTTGGAAATATTATGCAAATAATTTTGGAATATATGATGACGATCTTTGGATTGAGGAGAATGATTATTGTAAGTTTATTCTCCAAAGTTAGTTTGTTTAATTTCATTTCAGTTTAGATATTCTTCAGTTATAGACAATACTAATCTATCATATGTATTATGTCTCTTACAGTTGAAAATGTTCTTCACTCGGAAAAAGTATGGATGATAAATTTTTACTCTCCAATGTGTGGTCATTGTCATCGACTTgctccaatttggaaaaaaattgcaGAAGAACTTGATGGAGCTGTAAGAATTGCAGTTGTAAATTGTGAAGATGAATGGCAACTTTGTCGTCAAATTGGGATAAGATCTTATCCCACTTTATTACATTATCCAAAGGTATGTAAATTAAACTATTCACTTGttgaatttttgtaatattctttGATAAATATCGTTCCTGTCGATAAATAAAGGTAATGACAAATGTGACACAAGTGAAAATAGACTCTTGGAGCATTCAAAGTTGATCATGCCATTAATTGAGCTCATCCACAGCTACTGAAAAACTAATCATTAATATTCGTTCTCTGTTACAGAATTCAAAGGGTGGAGTACAGTATAATGGGGAAAAGACTTACACAGCTATcatgaattttattttgaacaaattGGAGATTAACATTCGTGAAATTGAAGAACCCttagataattttatttctcgcgGTAGTGAAGAGTCGAACAAGCCTATATTAATATTCGTTTGTCGTGGACAGGATGATTGTTTTACTTCAATCGAGCGTTTCAAAGTTGCAGCAATATTTGTAAttgatacaattattttttactttttttatgtCCTATCTAtcacatttataaatattatttaaattaatgatCTGTTATAGGAAAATACGGTTGATGtaagaatattattttgtaatcacAAGGAAACATGTGGGAAGTCCATTTCTCATGATACCAATGTGGTTTATTTATCCGTGTCTTCGTCCACGAATAATTCTTGGCATGTTGTTTTGTTCGAAAACATagaagaattaaaagtattaaTAGAGAAAGTAATGGAACGCTTACCGGAACCCTATGATCTCAACGCTGATGAATTTCAGGTAagtcatatatatattttaggaAAAACATTAAGTAGTGATGCTATGTTtctgattttgtttttttttgtatatttcatcATCATTCACGGATTATCATAACTATTTACAgaatattaaaaagtatttaGTGGAAGAGGAAATGTCTAATTCCGGGTggcttgtatatttttatattggaCACATAACTGAATCAGATCCAGCGTTAAAAAGGCTCCCTAGCATTAATGATGCTGTTAAATTAGGTAACATCAAATTCCAACATCATAgccgagttttcactttctttaaatattcgtgtttctatttttttttttgtttatcgcTGATGAGAGGTCTAAATACATTCAGATTTAAATTTATAGTTTTTCATATAGGTAAAATTAATTGTGGAAAATACTCCCACGTTTGCAGTACATTAGGTATAAATCGTTATCCAATGTGGGGTATTCTTAAACCAGGAGGAGCATTTGAGTTATATCACGGAAAGAATACGTTTAACGATATCGTTAAATTTGTACATAGTAGCATTAAGGCAATAAATGTGTGGGCGTTGACTGCGGAACAAGTGACGTCCATACTAGAAGGAAATAATGGTATGTCGGTGATTCGAGGATGTAAACACAAGTCTGTAGAAGGTGGTTATTCGCTTGTatctatttacattttattgcgCTATCATTAGTTGCAGCTAACGAAGCATGGTTTCTGGATTGGTACGCTCCATGGTGTCCTCCTTGTgtgcaatttttaaaagaagttcGCAAAGCTTCGATAGAGTTTGACAAATCAATCGTTCGCTTTGGGACTGTTGACTGTACTGTGCATTCTGCAATTTGTCATCGATACAACATTCGTTCGTATCCAACTGCAATGCTCGTAAATGATaccaacattaataaattctcaATGCAAAAAACAGCCGTCAACATCGTTCAGTTTATCAATGACGCACAGAATCCTACAggtgaaaagaaattaattcataATACGATTTTATAAGTGTTTCATTTAAAAAGTGATGGctttctttattaattttacattcaatatagtCATACGACTCACattgagaaattttgaaaaccaACTCGGTCAGAGGAAAGGTAAATTCATCTGGGTGGTCGAGTACTTTGCACCTTGGTGCCCACCGTGTCAACGACTTACACCCGAGTGGATTGCCGTTGCAACCACACTATCCGTACTTCCGTTTATAAAAGTGGCTAGTGTAGATTGCGAAGCAAATCACGTTGTATGTCAGACCCAAGGAATTCGTAGTTATCCCACAATACGTATATATTCCAGCAAACATCAAGATTTAACCACGTTCGAGTAAGTGATTTTCCTAACAAATAATTACAGATCAGTGACCGAATTGAAGTCTCTCTTGTTTTAGTTCTTACACCGGGCAACAAGATTCGGTCTCGATATTGAGGTGGATTGCGCAATTTTTTCCTCGAAAAGTGAGACAGTTAGATCCATCGTCATTGCAGAGGGAGGTATTGACTGATCACAATGTGTGGGTCATTGACTTTTTCGTTCCATGGTGCGAACACTGCCGAAAACTCGAACCTCAGTTTGCTATTGTTGCACAAGTATGAATCATATTATTTTTTCCTATATGATATCATTAAATTctctttcattaattttttttacttttcttttagtTATTGAAGAAGACGATACAATTTGGTCGCTATAATtgcgaaattcatgttgcagaGTGTATTAAAGCTGGAATTAAAGTATATCCAACATTAATTGCGTATGGTTCTCGAAACAATGGGAAGAAAATTATGAATGGTTTTCGAATCAATGGAACCGTGGTCGAAAGTATAAAACGTAGTGTTTTAGATTTTACAGTACGTGTCAATCATGATGAGTTGTAATACCTAATAGTGTTCATACTTTTAACGTACGATCGGTACAATGTTTCTAACCATATTATAGAAGCATGGAAAGCGTTAAACGCATTTCTATTTCCAATTAGTAGATTGAGTGATGCGGTACATACTAAACATTTTGTACTAATGTCTGAAAAAACATTACATTGTGCGAACACATCGTACGTGTAAAGTTAATGTAATGTTATTGTTTATATCGCATCACAGCCAAAATTTCTACGCGTATAGTATATACATACAAGAAAATAATACTCgatacattttaaaatatttctcttctttttaaaaataaatatttgtacatattATTCTGTTCTCtcccgctctctctctctctctctctttctctcttagaTGTATTCGAAATAAAGAGAACTTGAGTATTTGCGTCTGCATTCAGACACGCGTTTTTTATATCTGTATATTTTTAgccaaataaattatattttaaaagtataaaaatttcttttatatcgATAATAATATGACAAAGTAATATAGAATATTGATTGTATCAACGCGTATTTTGTTTACTTTCTGTAAAGCACTTGACCTAGTTATTCTTCGAGCAATCGTACAATATGAAATGATTCAGAACGAATACTCTTTTCGATTTATTCTCATTGTTACGAAAGAAATTGttacgttcgttttttttttctttgtgatCATCGATGTAAATACCCTTGTCTTGCTTGTATGAATACAAACGAGTGATAcacaatatataaataacacaATTGGTGTTGgtttcaaatatattatataaaaacaaTGATATCATTAAGATGTGCAATCGTTACTAAAACGGACCACATTgtagtaaatattttttgtgTAAAACAGTCTAAGAATAAGTTTGCACAGTGTTGTGGTACTTAGACCAGTCCTGTCCAGGATTTGCTCCGACAAAGCAGCTTCTTTTACTTTGTCTCCACTATATTATCACGATACATTACGAGGAGAACGCTGGTcgatgttatacgctatattacGCATCCAACATAGAAACAATGGCGTGTAACGGGCACCCTTCGTGGACAGGATTGACTTACAAAGAATTATTCCGCTCGAAGGGAAGGCTATTCTTATTAGATATATTCTTCAATTTAGTCATTCATGACTTCATCCTGTATCTTTAAATACAACTGAACTCGCAATCCAAGGCATTGAATGCATGTCACGTTGGAGTTGGTTTCCTGAATATATTTCCCTCCAGCGGTACGATTCATCTAAGCCCACTATATATATCGAAAATTACGATCACGTATTAATTATAAtctgaaaataatttacacTTCCAATTATTGGTACAATATTTCgtcataaaatacaaaaatgacGGTAAATAGGAATATAATTCCTCTGTTATATATATCACATAAAAGCGCATTATGCGAAGGCAATACTAGTAGAATGCAATTTCACGCTATCTAATTGTTTCTAAATTAGAGCGCCAAATTACTTGAATATAACTCATTTCaagtattctttttttaaatattcttcttctCATCTTTTCCATTCTATTCCGTTTTCTTCGTAAAAACATTATACACTATCGTGAAATCATATTTACGTCGAAACGTTTGACTCTGTGAAAGCACGTGCTACGAAAAGAAGCAAATCGTGCAAAACAATTTATGGCTAATGTACTTTTAAAATTTAAGTACACTCTTATTGCCGTTCTGTCATTATGATGTATCGTTTTTCCTCTCATAAAGATTGCCACTATCATCAGAGACATTAATAATGAAATGAATTGAGGCAGAGAAATAATTGCAGGGTAGATGACGTGACTGTCGTGTTTAATTAGTGCGTGATCACGGCGTTCTAAGATGTTTCTTTAGTGGTAGCTTTTCTTTAAGGTTACTACTAATCAGTTGTACGTAATCGAAAATAAACATTGAATTTTGCACGTACCGTTTGCAGGTTGAAATATTGATCATAGTCTGATAGGACTAATAATAACATTATTAATAGTGAAAGTAATAACAATCAATAACAATTATAGTCAAATCAAccgaatacattatacgtatgtatacaccATCTCACATATTTATCGACTGTAACTTTGTTTCTTTCGCGTATTTATGTATGCACTACCACAGTCTGCTGCAATTATTTGAATTAATgagaaatgaaatttgtatatattaattatatacaaatGCGATTCGTATTTCATTTGAGATGTATTCTTTTGTTATCGTTCGAATGCTTATTCGATATTGGTTATTGTGACAAGGGTAATGCTACTTGTCCACTAGCAGGTACAGCATTGGGATTAAAGTTTCTTTCACACGGGCACGCGAATATTGACTGCAACTGCCAGCATACAGACTGTCCTGTGTGCCAGTGTGAAAGAGCTCTTATTCTCGATAGCGACTCTTCAGACTCTCGAGTAAAACTTTTAAGTAGATACCTATCATAAAAGATATAGAGTGATTCAGTTTAAtatcgttaaaaagaaaaatccaaACGCTTTTTTTTGTTTGACGTGAGAAATCTATTTCGAAAGGCAATGTATTATAACATCTTGAAAGCATTGAAAGGCctcgtgaaaaataaatcgaagaccaaagattttttttcttttcttctcgtagTTTTTGGTTTACTTGGCAAAAAGAAGTCCAGAAATGATGCGAAGTAATTTTGTGATATAATATTCGAGAATATCATGTATTATGTCGAACGTTTGAAAAGTGACAACATTCGTCGATGTATTTGGACCGTCTTGTTGTCGAATCAATAAATACAGTCGCGTAATGTGTGCGATAAATATACGCCAAACGTATCGGCGAGTTGACACTTGTAACAAATgaataatatagaaattaaaatcgcaAATTATCGCACTCCTCGTTTCGCTTCATTGGTGGTATCAAGTGATCTGGTAATTCTTCGGGGAGGTCGTAACCTCCGAGTTTTACGTTAATTAAATGCATCGCTAAGGCAAATTCGTCGGAATCCAAAAATCCATCATTATCGACATCAgataatttccaaatttttccaagTACACCGTTCGGTAATTTGGACTTTAGCATTTCCGATTTTGCAGCTGAAAATACATTAAAAGCATATCATTAATGCAATTTAAACGCTAACGAGTATTTATTTTCactgtttaaccctttgcggacgggaCGGTTCAAAGTGAACCGTACCGTGGTGCCGAGCTCCTGCCGCGATAGTCATTTAAAATTGCCAGCGCATATTTCTGCTTAACCTCGGCCATCGACATGCATTTAGGTGGGACACATATATGCGTTTCTCGGCTCTATCAACTGTTTTCGCCAAACGCATATATGAGTTCTTCGGCCAATTTGATGATTGAgtaaaacgcatatatgcggcaCTCGTCCGCAAAGGATTAAACATGCTAAAACATTACCTGCTCCCGTAACCTTTCCATCGCGCGGTTCGAGCTGTTTGAATATAGCATCGTATTTTCCTCTTTCTTTGTTAACAATCCATTCTGGTTCGCCCGCTCCAGCATCGATACCTTCTCCTCGCTTATATCCAAATGGACTTATTTGATCTTCTACGCTTTCAAAGGCGCCACCTGCCATAatcattgtaaaaaatattatttcatctgAATATCGATTaaacaatacattttatttttatcaaaattatctTTTACAAAGTTGATCTAATTTtatactaataaaaaaaaaaatcgtattcgtagaaacgatgaaatatagTCACGTTCGTCTTAAGTTTCAATGTACGTAATTGTTTTTCCACGAAGCGTTAATCTACAATTATGTTCAGTCATAGAAGTTTGCTTAGTGAGTAGCTATAAATAGAACAGCCAGGCATACGCATGCAATCTTTTTCTTCGGTATTCTATAAAACTTTTCATATCTTGTGTGGAagctataaataaaaaaagtaccTTTGACGAGAGAGTCTGACATTGTAGCCATTTCTTCGTGCGGTATCATGGCCATGAGTTTCGCTATATCGTCAGCGAGCATTTTATCGACTACTTCCAACAACTTGGGCTTTAAAAGACTGAATCTATCAAAATCATGATGCGCTAAACATTCtcgcattttttttaaatctggaAAATCTCCGGgtgaaattttttgctccttttGTATTTGATCATAAATTTGACCCAAATTTTTTAtaagttcttttttctttgtactTTTGCCAAACATAGTAGGCATCAATTTTTTCAGTGCACTAATTATATATGCATGTACCTACGAATTAACGAATATGCGATTAGACTTATGGATTTCGCTTAATAGACGACATCTTTAAACAATGGTGCATAATCGATGTAGATCGTTTGATGGATGGATAAAGgtcaatttttgcgtttgcttacCTTTGCTAATCGTGCACGTTTAATCAAATCATTGAGCTTTCTAAGCGTTGCGTTCTTTGGCAACGATTGCATATCTTTGAATAAATCTTGTTCCTCATCTTCGAACAatctgaataaaataatttaaagggTAACAAATATACGCGTATGCATATGTACGTGTATATACATTTATGTCCATGCACACGAACATATGTATGCGCGTATATATGATATAGGTCATACGCGGTAGCTGTAGACTTACAACAAATAAGATTTAAATGCCGCGTACGACAAATAGAATTGCATCTTTATACCAGGCAAATAAAATTATCGTTAGAATGTTGCGTGAAAAACGACTCGCCTCTTATTTACATCGTATCTTAAGGGTTGGTCCCAGAATGATCCAATGTAAACTCTAGCTacttcgggagtttgaagaaccTTTCCTAAAGACCACATCAATGCACCGTACACTCTCATAAGTTGTTGATGGTCGATCATGTCTGCTTTGTTTAGAACTATTCTAATTTTATCGTCGTGACCGCGTAATGCTTCAATGGATCTTCTAAATTCATCAGAAATGTCCAGTTTGTGTGCATCAAATAACAATATGATTCTATCCACTCTTTCAGCAAACCATTCCAGAACTCCGGTAAAGTCGTAGCCTCTGTCAACCTAATTGAAAAGAAAGCTATGTAATAAAAATCTATACTTTACAAATACACTGAAACagaatttattacttttaaaacTTACTCTTTGTTTCTCACCAGACAAGATACCAGGTGTGTCAACTATGGATATTCCTTTCAGAACAGGAGAAGCTACTGTAGAACATTGGAATCTATTAAGAAATGCATTACCAAACTTGGAAAGTGGACGAAATTGTTTATTGGGGTCGACGACTAAAGCATTTCCAGGGATCACCCCCTCTTTCTCATCGTACATAACTGCAATGAAGCGATCTGTTGTTGGTTCCGGACCAATTCTTATTCCAGGAAAGTCTCGTTCGAGCAAATACTTGATGAAGGTAGTTTTGCCAGTAGAGTATTGACCCACCAAAAGAATCATAGGTTTGGCATCAAAGTCTGGGTCCTCAAGTTGAGGTGAATGAAAATCATGAAATTGATACTGCTGCTCAAGTGGCAGTAATTtggttttgtatatttttttaaggCCTTCCGTAACATTTTCCAAAAGTTCTTGCCTGCCACTTTCTTCCCGGGTTAACCAACTGAACATTTCGTGCT
Protein-coding sequences here:
- the LOC143146183 gene encoding dnaJ homolog subfamily C member 10-like isoform X2, whose product is MYKSIIVNLFLVIADLCLSIGSDYYGILGLSRTADQKEIRRAFKKLAVIEHPDKNNDNPEAQAKFIQLTRAYETLKDPVLRQRYDSYGDEGIDVANKQGTYHSWKYYANNFGIYDDDLWIEENDYFENVLHSEKVWMINFYSPMCGHCHRLAPIWKKIAEELDGAVRIAVVNCEDEWQLCRQIGIRSYPTLLHYPKNSKGGVQYNGEKTYTAIMNFILNKLEINIREIEEPLDNFISRGSEESNKPILIFVCRGQDDCFTSIERFKVAAIFENTVDVRILFCNHKETCGKSISHDTNVVYLSVSSSTNNSWHVVLFENIEELKVLIEKVMERLPEPYDLNADEFQNIKKYLVEEEMSNSGWLVYFYIGHITESDPALKRLPSINDAVKLGKINCGKYSHVCSTLGINRYPMWGILKPGGAFELYHGKNTFNDIVKFVHSSIKAINVWALTAEQVTSILEGNNVAANEAWFLDWYAPWCPPCVQFLKEVRKASIEFDKSIVRFGTVDCTVHSAICHRYNIRSYPTAMLVNDTNINKFSMQKTAVNIVQFINDAQNPTVIRLTLRNFENQLGQRKGKFIWVVEYFAPWCPPCQRLTPEWIAVATTLSVLPFIKVASVDCEANHVVCQTQGIRSYPTIRIYSSKHQDLTTFDSYTGQQDSVSILRWIAQFFPRKVRQLDPSSLQREVLTDHNVWVIDFFVPWCEHCRKLEPQFAIVAQLLKKTIQFGRYNCEIHVAECIKAGIKVYPTLIAYGSRNNGKKIMNGFRINGTVVESIKRSVLDFTVRVNHDEL
- the LOC143146183 gene encoding dnaJ homolog subfamily C member 10-like isoform X3; protein product: MINFYSPMCGHCHRLAPIWKKIAEELDGAVRIAVVNCEDEWQLCRQIGIRSYPTLLHYPKNSKGGVQYNGEKTYTAIMNFILNKLEINIREIEEPLDNFISRGSEESNKPILIFVCRGQDDCFTSIERFKVAAIFENTVDVRILFCNHKETCGKSISHDTNVVYLSVSSSTNNSWHVVLFENIEELKVLIEKVMERLPEPYDLNADEFQNIKKYLVEEEMSNSGWLVYFYIGHITESDPALKRLPSINDAVKLVFHIGKINCGKYSHVCSTLGINRYPMWGILKPGGAFELYHGKNTFNDIVKFVHSSIKAINVWALTAEQVTSILEGNNVAANEAWFLDWYAPWCPPCVQFLKEVRKASIEFDKSIVRFGTVDCTVHSAICHRYNIRSYPTAMLVNDTNINKFSMQKTAVNIVQFINDAQNPTVIRLTLRNFENQLGQRKGKFIWVVEYFAPWCPPCQRLTPEWIAVATTLSVLPFIKVASVDCEANHVVCQTQGIRSYPTIRIYSSKHQDLTTFDSYTGQQDSVSILRWIAQFFPRKVRQLDPSSLQREVLTDHNVWVIDFFVPWCEHCRKLEPQFAIVAQLLKKTIQFGRYNCEIHVAECIKAGIKVYPTLIAYGSRNNGKKIMNGFRINGTVVESIKRSVLDFTVRVNHDEL
- the LOC143146183 gene encoding dnaJ homolog subfamily C member 10-like isoform X1, which codes for MYKSIIVNLFLVIADLCLSIGSDYYGILGLSRTADQKEIRRAFKKLAVIEHPDKNNDNPEAQAKFIQLTRAYETLKDPVLRQRYDSYGDEGIDVANKQGTYHSWKYYANNFGIYDDDLWIEENDYFENVLHSEKVWMINFYSPMCGHCHRLAPIWKKIAEELDGAVRIAVVNCEDEWQLCRQIGIRSYPTLLHYPKNSKGGVQYNGEKTYTAIMNFILNKLEINIREIEEPLDNFISRGSEESNKPILIFVCRGQDDCFTSIERFKVAAIFENTVDVRILFCNHKETCGKSISHDTNVVYLSVSSSTNNSWHVVLFENIEELKVLIEKVMERLPEPYDLNADEFQNIKKYLVEEEMSNSGWLVYFYIGHITESDPALKRLPSINDAVKLVFHIGKINCGKYSHVCSTLGINRYPMWGILKPGGAFELYHGKNTFNDIVKFVHSSIKAINVWALTAEQVTSILEGNNVAANEAWFLDWYAPWCPPCVQFLKEVRKASIEFDKSIVRFGTVDCTVHSAICHRYNIRSYPTAMLVNDTNINKFSMQKTAVNIVQFINDAQNPTVIRLTLRNFENQLGQRKGKFIWVVEYFAPWCPPCQRLTPEWIAVATTLSVLPFIKVASVDCEANHVVCQTQGIRSYPTIRIYSSKHQDLTTFDSYTGQQDSVSILRWIAQFFPRKVRQLDPSSLQREVLTDHNVWVIDFFVPWCEHCRKLEPQFAIVAQLLKKTIQFGRYNCEIHVAECIKAGIKVYPTLIAYGSRNNGKKIMNGFRINGTVVESIKRSVLDFTVRVNHDEL
- the LOC143146184 gene encoding EH domain-containing protein 1-like, whose amino-acid sequence is MFSWLTREESGRQELLENVTEGLKKIYKTKLLPLEQQYQFHDFHSPQLEDPDFDAKPMILLVGQYSTGKTTFIKYLLERDFPGIRIGPEPTTDRFIAVMYDEKEGVIPGNALVVDPNKQFRPLSKFGNAFLNRFQCSTVASPVLKGISIVDTPGILSGEKQRVDRGYDFTGVLEWFAERVDRIILLFDAHKLDISDEFRRSIEALRGHDDKIRIVLNKADMIDHQQLMRVYGALMWSLGKVLQTPEVARVYIGSFWDQPLRYDVNKRLFEDEEQDLFKDMQSLPKNATLRKLNDLIKRARLAKVHAYIISALKKLMPTMFGKSTKKKELIKNLGQIYDQIQKEQKISPGDFPDLKKMRECLAHHDFDRFSLLKPKLLEVVDKMLADDIAKLMAMIPHEEMATMSDSLVKGGAFESVEDQISPFGYKRGEGIDAGAGEPEWIVNKERGKYDAIFKQLEPRDGKVTGAAAKSEMLKSKLPNGVLGKIWKLSDVDNDGFLDSDEFALAMHLINVKLGGYDLPEELPDHLIPPMKRNEECDNLRF